One genomic region from Capra hircus breed San Clemente chromosome 18, ASM170441v1, whole genome shotgun sequence encodes:
- the RABAC1 gene encoding prenylated Rab acceptor protein 1: MAAEKDQQKDAEAEGLSAATLLPKLIPSGAGREWLERRRATIRSWGSFVDQRRFSRPRNLGELCQRLVRNVEYYQSNYVFVFLGLILYCVATSPMLLVALAVFFGACYILYLRTLQSKFVLFGREVSPAHQYALAGGVSFPFFWLAGAGSAVFWVLGATLVVIGSHAAFHQMEAVDGEELQMEPV, encoded by the exons ATGGCGGCCGAGAAGGACCAGCAGAAGGATGCCGAGGCGGAAGGACTGAGCGCCGC GACCCTGCTGCCGAAACTGATTCCATCTGGCGCGGGCCGCGAGTGGCTGGAGCGGCGCCGTGCGACCATCCGGTCCTGGGGCTCCTTCGTGGACCAGCGGCGCTTCTCGCGGCCCCGCAACCTGGGCGAGCTGTGCCAGCGCCTCGTACGCAACGTGGAGTACTACCAGAGCAACTATGTGTTCGTGTTTCTGGGCCTCATCCTGTACTGTGT GGCGACGTCTCCCATGCTGCTGGTGGCCCTGGCTGTCTTCTTTGGCGCCTGTTACATCCTCTATCTGCGCACGTTGCAGTCCAAGTTTGTGCTGTTCG GCCGGGAGGTGAGCCCCGCCCATCAGTATGCTCTGGCTGGGGGTgtctcctttcccttcttctgGCTGGCTGGCGCGGGCTCCGCCGTCTTCTGGGTCCTGG GAGCCACTCTTGTAGTCATCGGCTCCCATGCCGCCTTCCACCAGATGGAGGCTGTGGACGGGGAGGAGCTGCAGATGGAACCCGTGTGA